Genomic window (Streptomyces sp. NBC_01431):
GCATGAACGCCACGCTGCGCTTCCTGATGTGGGGCACCCTGCCGCTCGGCGCGCTCGTCGGCGGCGCCGTCGCGGACGGCCTCGGTGCGCGAGCCGCCCTGTGGATCTGCGCCCTCGGCTTCCTGGTCGTCCCGCTGCCGCTGCTGCTCTCGCCGCTGCGCGGCATGCGCGAACTCCCGGTCACCGCGCACGCCGAGGACGACGCCGAGCAGAACGCGAGTCCCGGCCACGACGAGACCGTCCCTGTCGCCTGACCGCAGCGTGGCCGGTCAACGCTCTTGTATTGCACGGCACTTCATGTCCAACCAGGCCTGAAAGATCCCAACCCCGAGAGAGGATCACGTGCTTTCCAGCATCACGGGCCAGTATCTGGCCCGCTATCAGCGCCTCGGCGCGCCAGACGTGGCGGCGGGTCTGCTGCCCGTCACCGGTGCCCAGCGGCGCTTCTTACTGGTGCGCTCCCTGGACCCCGCCGGCCGCGCCGACATCGTCCCGATGTTCTTCGCCTTCCCGCGCGGCACCGTCGACCAGGTACGGCTGCGCGCCGCCGCGAACCACCTGGCCGCCCGCCACCCCGCACTGCGCTCCCGGCCCTGTGTGGTGCGCGCCACCCCCGTCCTGCGGCCCGGACCGGCGGATGTGCCCTTGGACCAGGTGGCCTGCGCCCCTGGCGAGGATGCCCACGACGCGCTGCGCCGCACGCTGGCCGGCTGGGTCGCGGACGGTCCGCCGCTGCGCCTGTTCCTCGCCCAGCACGGCCCGGACGCCGAAGAGGTGCTCGCCGTCGTCCTGGACCACACCGCCTGCGACGGCCACTCGCTCGCCCGCATCGTCGAGGAGCTGGGCGCGGCCTACCGCGACGGCCTCGGCCCCCAGGACGTGGCGCCCGCCGAAGCAGCCGCGGAACTCGCCACCTACCGGGACGCGGTGCTGCGCCAGCTGGATGCCGAGGAACGCGCGGGCTCGCCCCGTGCACTGGCGTACTGGGGAGAGCGGCTGGGTGCCGTACGGGATCGGGCGCCGCTACCTCGAACGCTGCCCACAGCGGGCGAACTGCCCACCGGAGCAACTGAGTTGATACTGCCCTCAGCGCCGTCCGGCGTCGCCTTCCCGGCGTTGCTCGACGCCTGCCGGGCGGCTGCCGCGGTCCTGTACGGAACAGACGCGGTGTCACCCATCGGCTATCCGTGGGGCGGGCGTCCGGCGGGCGCCGAACCTGTGCTCGGCTGCTTCCTCAACACGGTGGTCTTCCCTGCCGACACGAGCCGTGCCGCGGCGCCCGATGTGACGGCCACCGAGTGGTGGGACGACCTGGACCGGGCCGACACCCCCTTCGACGAAGTGGTGCGGGCCGCCCGTTCGGGCGGGGCCCAGTGGTCCGGCAGGCTCGACGGCCTGCTCACCGTGGACGACTCCCGCCACCGTGTCCCGCTGAGGCTCGGCGCCGTGGCGGGCCGCGAAGTGCACATCGGCGGCCGACAGGTACGGGCCCCCTTCGCCGTCTCCGTCACCCAGGGCCCCGAACTCCACCTCCGCATGGTGTGGGACCGAGCCGTCCTCGACGACCGAGCGGCCGAGGACGCCTTCGCGGCCCTGTGCGGAGCACTGCCCGCCGAAGCCCCGGCCCACTGACCCGCCCGCCGGTTCACGGCCGCGTATCGCCGCCCGAACCGCCGGTCCACGGCCGCGCACTCCCGACCCGGCCACCGGTCCCATGACCGTGTGGACCCCCTGAACTCCAGCATCCGGCCGTGCCGCGCGATCCGCGGACCGGCCGGCGCGCCGCCGCGCGGGCGCACGACCGTGCCCCGCGCCCACCGACCCGACAACCCAAGGGATCGCCCATGCTTCCCCTCTCCTCCTCGCAGGAGATCGTCTGGCTGCACGAACAAGTGCAGCCGGGCAGCCGCGCCTACAACTTCACCGCCTCACTCGACCTGTGGGGCACCCTCGACGTCGACGCCCTGCGCAGCGGACTCGCCGCCACGCTCGCCCGCCACGCCGGACTGCGGCTGGAACTCGTACCGGTGGCGGGCGCGATGCCCGGCCAGCGGGTGGCCGATGAGTGCCTGCCGCGACTGCGTACGGTGGACATCACCTGGGAAGCCGACCCCGAGGCGGCCTTCGAGGAACTGCTGCGGTCCGAGGCCGAGACCCCGCTCGACACCTTCGAGGCCCCGCTGCTGCGCTGGACCCTCGTCAAACTCGCCGACGACCAGCATCGGCTCATCCACGTGGAACACCATCTGATCCACGACGGTCACTCCTTCGCGATCCTGCTGAACGACGTCTTCAGCGTCTACCGAGCCCAAGTCATCGGTGAGGAAGCCGAGTTGGGGACGGCCGGCTCGTACGCCGACCATGTGCGCGCCCAGGCCGCCGACACCCGGGCCGACGAGCAGCGGGCCAGCCTGGAGCACTGGACCGCCGAACTGCGCGACGCCTCCTACGACATGCCGTTGCCGGGTCTGACGCGGCCCGGCGCGCGCCGGCGCCACCATGGCGGCCAGCTGCGCCAGTCGATCGGCGCGGACCTCGCGGAGCGGCTGCGTGCCCACACCCGCGAGCGCGGCCTCACCCCGTTCGCCACCCTCCTCGGACTCTTCGCCGAACTGCTGCGCCGGCACAGCGGACGCTCGCAGATGGTGGTTGGCACCGCGGTGGGCAACCGCCCGCGCGGCTTCGAGGACGCCGTCGGCATGTTCGTCAACACCATCCCGCTGCGGCTCTGCCTCGATGCCGAAGCGCCCGCCGAGGACACCATGGACGAGGTGACCGACACCCTCATCCGTGCGCTCCCGCACCAGGAAGTGCCCATCCAGGAGCTGACCCGGGCCCTTGGGCTGCACACCTCCGGCGCCGACAACCCGCTGTTCAGTGTGATGTTCAGCGCGCACGACGCGGCCCTGCCCGAAATCGACGTGCCCGGTCTGGACATCACCCTGTTCGAAGGCTTCAACACCGGCACCACCCGGTTCGACCTCGATGTGGTGCTGCTGCCCGACGACCGCCGCGGAGTGAGCCCGCGCCACGGCGTCGCCGGGATGACACTGGTGTGGGACTACGACGCCGACCTGTTCGGCGAGGACGTGGCGAAGCTGCTCGCCGAGCGGTTCCTCGACCTGCTGCGGGCCTACCTCGACGCGCCCGCCACCATCCTCGCCGACCTCGCACTGCCCCCGGCGACGGAGGCGGCCGCGGTCCTCGCGCCGGTCACTTCGGACCGGGACCCGCTCGATCCCGCCGCCGCGCACCACCCGTCGCTTCCCGCACTCCTGATCGGCGCCCGCCGACTCAC
Coding sequences:
- a CDS encoding condensation domain-containing protein, which encodes MLSSITGQYLARYQRLGAPDVAAGLLPVTGAQRRFLLVRSLDPAGRADIVPMFFAFPRGTVDQVRLRAAANHLAARHPALRSRPCVVRATPVLRPGPADVPLDQVACAPGEDAHDALRRTLAGWVADGPPLRLFLAQHGPDAEEVLAVVLDHTACDGHSLARIVEELGAAYRDGLGPQDVAPAEAAAELATYRDAVLRQLDAEERAGSPRALAYWGERLGAVRDRAPLPRTLPTAGELPTGATELILPSAPSGVAFPALLDACRAAAAVLYGTDAVSPIGYPWGGRPAGAEPVLGCFLNTVVFPADTSRAAAPDVTATEWWDDLDRADTPFDEVVRAARSGGAQWSGRLDGLLTVDDSRHRVPLRLGAVAGREVHIGGRQVRAPFAVSVTQGPELHLRMVWDRAVLDDRAAEDAFAALCGALPAEAPAH